The Bacteroidales bacterium genome includes the window GAATATTATTAAAAATAAACCAAAATTATATCTTGAAACATACGGCTGCCAAATGAATGTTGCTGACAGTGAGGTGGTTGTGTCAATAATGAATGATAATGGTTTTGTGATAACAAACAATTTATCAGAAGCAGATATTGTATTTATTAATACTTGTTCAATACGTGAAAACGCCGAAAAAAGAGTAAGGGCAAGGTTGGATGTATTCAGGCAACAAAAGAAAAAGAAGCCGGAATTGCTTATCGGAATAATTGGTTGTATGGCAGAAAGACTTAAAGAAAAATTAATTGAAGAAGAAAAATCAGTCGATATTATTATTGGTCCCGATGCATACCGCAACCTGCCAAACTTAATTTCAATTGCCGAATCAGGACAAAAGGCGATAAATGTAATTTTATCGCAGGAAGAAACTTATGCCGAAATAAATCCTGTAAGGTTAGGACAAAATAAAATATCGGCATTTGTTTCAATTATGCGTGGTTGCGACAATTTTTGCAGTTATTGTGTTGTTCCTTATACTCGTGGCAGGGAAAGGAGCCGTAATCCCCAAACTATTTTAAATGAAATAAAAAACTTGATAAATAACGGTTATAAAGAAGTAACTCTTTTAGGGCAAAATATTGATAAATATAAATGGGAAAATAAAGAAAATAATGAAGTAATAAATTTTGTCCAACTTCTCGAAAAAGTTGCTTTATTAGAACCATCAATGCGGGTTCGTTTTTCAACTCCATTTCCAAAAGATATGACAGATGAAGTTTTGTTTACCATAACAAAATATGATAACATTTGTAAATGTATCCATCTTCCTGTTCAATCGGGAAGTTCAGAAGTACTAAAAAAAATGAAACGGGGATATTCGCGGGAATGGTACATGGACAGAATAAAAGCAATATGGGAAATTATTCCCGAATGTTCTATAACAACCGATATAATTACAGGTTTTTGCTCCGAAACTGAAGATGACCACAAAAAAACTCTTTCATTAATGAAATGGGCAAAATACGATTTTGCATATATGTTTAAATATTCAGAGAGACCTGATACTTATGCACAAA containing:
- the miaB gene encoding tRNA (N6-isopentenyl adenosine(37)-C2)-methylthiotransferase MiaB — its product is MNIIKNKPKLYLETYGCQMNVADSEVVVSIMNDNGFVITNNLSEADIVFINTCSIRENAEKRVRARLDVFRQQKKKKPELLIGIIGCMAERLKEKLIEEEKSVDIIIGPDAYRNLPNLISIAESGQKAINVILSQEETYAEINPVRLGQNKISAFVSIMRGCDNFCSYCVVPYTRGRERSRNPQTILNEIKNLINNGYKEVTLLGQNIDKYKWENKENNEVINFVQLLEKVALLEPSMRVRFSTPFPKDMTDEVLFTITKYDNICKCIHLPVQSGSSEVLKKMKRGYSREWYMDRIKAIWEIIPECSITTDIITGFCSETEDDHKKTLSLMKWAKYDFAYMFKYSERPDTYAQKKLGDDIPDETKSRRLTEIIELQNKLSKESNEKDIGKVFEVLIEGLSKRSNEFFSGRNSQNKVIVFPKENYKIGGYVNVKVTDCTSATLKGEVLV